Below is a genomic region from Marinobacter salarius.
CAGGGGCGTTTCGGGCGCCTCGCGTATGAACGACACCAGCTCGAACCAGTCCGCTACTGGCTTGCCGTCCACCTCAACCACTCGGTCGCCGGACTTCAACCCGCCGGCCTCAGCCCGGCCACCTGGTGATATCTCCCCCAGTATTGCCGGTACATCGGGCCGCCAGGGCGTTACACCAAACTCACCCAATGGGTTTGGTGTATCCTCACTTAACCTCCAGCCATCCAGAGGCCCCCGCAGCGTCCCACGACTCCCGTTCTGCGAGACATCGATGGTTACCTCACCAAACTCACCCGTGCGCTCAAGTAGGCGCATGTTTACGTCGCGCCAGGACGTCACACGACGGCCGTCGACCTGGTGAATTTCCATGCCACTGGTGAGCCCAACCCGTTGTGCAACACTGTCCTGACTGACCTCCCCGACAATCGGAGCAACCGTGGTGAAGCCAACCACGCTGAGCAGCCAGTACGCAGCAATGGCAAACAGGAAATTCGCTACGGGCCCTGCGGCAGCAATGGCAATACGCTTTGAGGGGGGCTTGGCAGTGAACGCCTGGCTCTTGAGCTCTTCGGGCACAGGCCCTTCCCGCTCATCCAGCATTTTCACGTAGCCGCCTAGAGGGATAGCCGCAACCGCAAACTCGGTCCCATGTCGGTCGTACCATGAAAACAGCGGCTTCCCGAAACCGACAGAAAACCGCAAAACCTTGACACCGCAGCGGCGAGCCACCCAAAAGTGACCAGCTTCGTGGAGCGTCACCAGAATGCCCAGCGTCAGTATCAACGCCAATACGGTTTCAACGATCTGCATAATGCTCTCTGTTGGTGATGATAGGACCGCCTCTCGGGACTCGCATGGTTCAGACAGCCAGCCCCCGTATCTGTTCCCGTGCGACGGCGCGGCTCTCAGCATCCTTCGCGAAGATGGTATCGAAACTGTCCGCCGGTACAACCTCGGTGGCTGCCAACGTACGCTCTATGATAAGGGGGATATCCGCAAAACACAGGTTACCGGAAAGAAAGGCGGCCACGGCCTCTTCGTTTGCGGCATTCATTACCGCTGGTGCCGTTCCGCCCTTATGGAACGCCTCCGCTGCCAACCTCAGGCACGGAAAGCGCTCCAGATCCGGGCGCTCAAAGTGAAACTGTCCGATACGAAACAGATCCAACGGGGCGACGCCGGCTTCAATTCTCTCGGGCCACGCGAGACCGTTGGCAATGGGTGTGCGCATGTCAGGACTACCGAGCTGCGCCAGAACGGACCCATCAGCGTACTCAACCATCGAATGAATGATGCTCTCCGGATGGACGTGCACCTCTATCATTTCCGGCGTGGTGTTGAACAGCCAGCATGCTTCTATCAGTTCCAACCCCTTGTTCATAAGGGTCGCGGAATCGACTGAAATCTTCTGCCCCATCGACCAGTTGGGGTGATTGCAGGCCTCGGCAGGCAGCACGTTGCGCAGGGATTCGGCCGAGTGAGTACGAAACGGCCCGCCGGAGGCAGTGAGCAGAATTCGCGTAATCCCCGCGCCGCGGGTATCCCGGACCTTGTCCGGGGGCATACACTGGAAGATGGCATTGTGTTCGCTGTCGATTGGCAGAACGTCAGCCCCCGATGCCAGAACCGCATCCATAAACAGCTTGCCCGACATAACCAGCGCTTCCTTGTTGGCAAGCAAAACGCGCTTGCCCGCCCGCACCGAAGCAAGCGTGGGCGGCAATCCCACGGCCCCAACGATTGCCGCCATAACCGTATCGGAATCACCATCGCCCGCGACCTGGCATAGTGCTTCCGAGCCACCGAGAACCATCACTGACGGCAGGTCACTCAACGCACGAGACAACGCAGCAGCCGCATTTTCATCGGCCATGACCGCATACCTCGGACGAAACTCATGGCACAGCTCCACCATGCTGTCGACACTGGTACTGGCGGTTAAAGCTGAAACCGAAAACCGCTCCGGATGGCGGCGAATGACATCAAGCGTACTCAGGCCAATGGAGCCAGTCGCCCCAAGTATCGAAACACGACGTTTCACAATAGTCACCACTGCCCCGTCGTCAACCACCCCATCAGGGTAATGATCAGGGCAAATACCGGAATCGCAGCCGTCAGGCTGTCAATTCTGTCCATGATACCGCCATGGCCCGGCAATAGTTGACTGCTATCTTTAATACCCCTGAAACGTTTCAGCATGCTTTCCAGCAAATCGCCAAGCACGGAAACGGCACCAGTGATCAGGCTCGCAACAACCAGTAACAGCAACTGCATGGTGCTGGCTGAGGCCAGCGCACTGATGATAATCGCGAAGATCGCGACTGCCACCAGGCCACCCCAGACACCCGCCCAGGATTTTCCCGGACTGACCCGGGGCGCGAGCTTCGCCTTGCCAAACGCACGGCCGGCAAAATAGGCGCCGATATCAGCCACCCAGACCACGCAGAACACATAGAGAATAAGCAGCAGGTTGTTGGCACTGTCACCGAACTGAAAACCGCCGGTACGAAGATGATTCAGCCCTACCCACGCGGGAACCAGCACTAACAAGCCCATCAGGGCGCGGGCAGGCACACCGCCCCAGCGCTCAGAACCGCTGGGGTAATTTCGTACCAGCAGGAAACTCAGTACCCACCAGAACAATGCCAGCCATAGTACCGCAACAGCCGGAACGTTCAGCAGTCCGTATAACACCACCGCGACCACAAGGGCGTACACAACACGAGCTGCTGGCGCAGCCAGGCCGGACATATTGGCCCACTCCCAGGCACCAATGGTGATAATACCCCCGGTAAACAGGGCAAACCCCAAGGGCGGCAGGAAGAAAATTCCGCCAATGGCGATGGGTGCCAGGATAAGCGCGGTAATAATACGGGTTTTTAGCACGATATCGTTCGCTATCTTGTCGTTATTGTTCTGACGAAACGCTGGCAATCTGGTCATCGGTCTGACCAAAACGGCGTTTCCGGCCCGCATATGCCTGTAGTGCCTGACTCATTTCCTGCTCTTGAAAATCGGGCCAGTAAACGGGAGAAAAATACAGTTCGGTATAAGCCAGGTGCCAAAGCATAAAATTGCTGATGCGTTGCTCGCCAGCCGTACGAATCATCAGATCCGGCATAGGCAGGTCGCCAATGGAGAGGTGCTGCTGGATAAGGTCATCGGTGATATCGGAGGGCGCCAGCTCCCCGGAACGAACCTTCTCAGCCACTTTACGGCTGGCCTGGGTGATGTCCCAGTGCCCACCATAATTGGCGGCGATGACCAGCGTCATCCGGGTGTTGTCGCGGGTAAGCGCCTCTGCGCGCTCCATATGTTCCTGCAAGTCGGCGCTGAACGCAGAGCGATCGCCGACCATGCGCAGGCAAATGTCGTTGCGATGCAGTTTTTTGACTTCCCGCTCCAGCGCAAACAGAAACAGGCGCATAAGGGCCGACACTTCGTCTTCCGGGCGGCGCCAGTTTTCGCTGGAGAACGCGAACAGGGTAAGCACCTCCACCCCTTGCCGGGCACAGGTTTCAACCACCGACCTCACCGCCTTCACACCGGCCTTGTGGCCCGCGACGCCTTTCAGTCGCCGTGCCTTTGCCCAGCGATTGTTACCATCCATGATAATGGCCACATGCCGGGGCCGGCTACTAGCCGAAACCGGAATCTCTGCGGATACACTTTCCGTCATGCAATCCCCTGTTCAGTCGATACCGGACAAAAGCAATGGCACCAACTGATCATTGTACTGAATTGGACTGGCTGATCAGACAGCCATCAAGTCCTCTTCCTTGGCCTTGAGCTGTTTCTCGATCTCAGCGATATAACGGTCGGTCAACTTCTGAATCTCTTCCTCACCGTAACGCTCTTCGTCTTCGTTGATATCCTTTTCCTTCAGCAGCTCTTTCAGCGTGCTGTTGGCGTCGCGACGCGCATTACGGACGGAAACCTTGCCATGCTCCGCATCAGCTCTGGCCTGCTTGACCATTTCCTTACGGGTTTCCTCAGTCAACATCGGCATGGGAATTCGAATAACCTCACCGTTATTCGACGGGTTCAGGCCCAGGTCCGACATCATGATCGCTTTTTCGATCTTCGGTAGCAGAGGCTTCTCCCACGGAGAAACGGCCAACGTACGATTGTCCTCGACATTCACGCTCGCCACCTGCTTGAGCGGTGTCTCCTGGCCGTAGTAATCCACGGTTACGCTGTCCAGAATGGACGGATGCGCTCGCCCGGTACGGATTTTATTAAAAGCCCAATTCAGGGATTCAAGACTTTTCTTCATCTTCTTTTCAGCATCAGCTTTAATATCGTCAATCACTGCAGCGTCCTCGGATTCGTTGTACAAAATGTCTCAATCAGATTACTCAATCAGTGTGCCTTCTGACTCCCCGGTCACGATACGGGTCAGCGCGCCAGAGCGGTTCATGTCGAAGACCCGGAGAGGCATACCATGATCCCGCGCAAGGCATATAGCGGTCAGATCCATCACGCCCAGCTTTTTGTCCAGCACCTCGTCATAGGTGAGACGATCGTATTTTTCCGCGGTCGGATCCTTGTATGGATCAGCGGAATAAACACCATCAACCTTGGTAGCCTTCAGCACGGCATCCGCTTCAATTTCGATTCCCCGCAGGCAAGCGGCTGAGTCGGTCGTAAAGAACGGGTTACCGGTGCCTGCACAGAAAATCACCACATCGCCGTCTTTCAGGTCGCGCACCGCCCGCCGGCGATCATAATGCTCAACAATACCACTCATAGGGATGGCAGACATAACCCGGGTACGGATGTTGGATCGCTCCAGGGCGTCACGCATGGCCAGTCCATTCATGACCGTGGCCAGCATGCCCATATGGTCGCCGGTCACCCTGTCCATACCAGCGGCGTTCAACGCCGCACCGCGGAACAGATTGCCGCCGCCAACGACCAGGCCTACCTGAACACCAATGCCAATGAGCGAACCAATATCCAATGCCATCCGATCAAGCACTTTTGGATCGATGCCAAAATCGTGCTCGCCCATCAAGGCTTCACCACTGAGCTTGAGCAGGACGCGTTTGTATCTGGGCTGGGTATTGGACGACTTCGGCATGAGGATCCCCTTCTATGTGTCTGGCTTGGTGCCTGGCAGGACAAGCTTCTCAGGCTTGTATCTGACATACTCCTCAAAAAAAGGGGTATCTCAGATACAAGCCCGCCACGAGAACCGGAAAACTCCGGCTAACGTGGCAGACTTGGAAGGTGCCCCGGACATCGCCCTGGCACCTGTCAGAAGGATCAGGACTTGCCGGTACCTGCCGCCGCAGCGACCTCTGCCGCAAAATCCACTTCTTCCTTCTCGATACCTTCACCGACTTCCAGGCGAACAAAACTAACCAGCTCACCGCCGTTGTCCTTAATCAGCTGACCCACACTTTGGTCAGGATTCTTGACGAACGGCTGCTCGACCAGGCTGTTCTCCGCCAGGAATTTCTTGATCCGGCCGCCCATCATCTTTTCGACGATTTCAGCAGGCTTGCCTTCCATATCCGGCTGGGCCTTGATGACGTCCTTTTCTTTCTCAAGTTCCTCGGCCGGCATGTCTTCCGGCTTGCCAACCCGTGGGTTAACAGCGGCAACGTGCATGGCAACGTCCCGTGCAACTTCAGCGCTGCCTGCAGTGAGGGCCACAACAGACGCAATTTTGTTGGTGCTGTGAACGTAGGCGCCCACAACCGGGCCTTCCACCCGTACAATACGACGAACGGTGATGTTCTCGCCGATCTTCTGAACCAGCGCTTCACGCTTGGCTTCCAGATCGCCTTCCATCAGTTCGGCAACGTCTGTTCGGCTATTCTCAAAGGCAACATTCAGAACGTCGTTGGCGAAGTTCATGAAGTTGTCATCACGAGCAACAAAATCAGTCTCGGAGTTCACTTCCAGGATGTAAGCGACGGTGTTGTCGTCAGACACCTTGATCAGGGAAACACCTTCAGCGGCGGTACGACCCGCTTTCTTGGCAGCCTTCAGGCCGGATGACTTGCGCAGTTCTTCGATTGCGGCATCAACACTTCCGCCAGCTTCCACCAACGCCTTCTTGCATTCCATCATGCCAAGGCCGGTGCGCTCACGAAGCTCTTTGACCATTGCAGCAGTAATTGCAGCCATGTTCATTCCTCTTAACTGTTCCGAATTCTGGACCGGTGTGCCCGGCGGTAAACCACGGGCACACCCTACAACCTGTTCGCGAAGGAACTATTACTCCGCAGCGGGAGCAGCACCTTCCGCGTCTTCGCTGACCTCCACAAACTCGTCAGCGCCGGCACCGGCAGACTGGGCCGCTTCCATGCAGGTTTCAGCAACGGCCTGCACGTAAATCTGGATCGCGCGGATGGCATCGTCGTTGCCAGGAATCACGTAATCAACGCCGTCAGGGTCGCTGTTGGTGTCAACAACACCGATAACAGGAATGCCCAGCTTGTTGGCTTCTTTGATCGCGATACGCTCGTGGTCAACGTCGATCACGAACATAGCGTCCGGCAGGCCGCCCATGTCCTTGATACCGCCGATGGAACGCTCAAGACGGTCCATTTCGCGGGTGCGATCCAGAGCTTCTTTCTTGGTCAGCTTGTCGAACGTACCGTCCTGGCTCTGTGCTTCCAGGTCGCGATAGCGACGGATTGACTGGCGAATGGTCTTGTAGTTGGTCAGCATGCCGCCCAACCAGCGATGGTTCACGTATGGCTGACTGGAGCGCAGTGCTTCTTCCTTGATGATCTTGGCCGCCGCACGCTTGGTGCCAACGAACAGGATCTTGTTCTTGTTGCCCGCGAGGTTATGAACGAAGTTCAACGCATCGTTCATGGCAGGAACAGTCTGCTCTAGGTTGATGATATGAATCTTGTTACGAGCGCCGAAGATGAACTTCGACATTTTCGGGTTCCAGTAACGGGTCTGGTGACCGAAGTGGGCGCCTGCTTTCAGCAGGTCACGCATATTTACCTGAGCCATGATATTTACCTTTTTAGCTTCGGGTTAGTCCTCCACACGTCCGATTGCCCCAACCTGGCTCCGTTGCCTTTATATAGAGACAACAAGAGCAGGCACCCTGGGACAACGTGCCGACGTGTGTGCGAATTTGCCGGATTTGTTTCCAGCGGGCGCGTTTATACCATAAATTGCCCGCTGGATTCCATTAATTTGTGTCCCGGAAAGCACGGCAAAACCGCCTCTTCCTTGTACCGGGCAACACTCCCCCTTAAAATGCGTGTTTGATCCAAATCAACGGGAACCCCAATGCAGGTATCGATCAAGACTCCGGAAGAAATCGAGAAGATGCGTGTCGCTGGCCGCCTGGCGGCCGAAGTTCTTGAGATGATTGGCGAACACGTCAAACCGGGCGTAACAACCGAGAAGCTAGACAATATTTGCCACGCTTATATGGTGGACGAGCAAAAGACCATCCCGGCGCCGCTGAACTACAAGGGTTTCCCGAAATCGGTATGCACCTCAGTGAATCATGTGGTCTGCCACGGCATCCCGAACGAGAAAAAGGTATTAAAGGACGGTGACATCGTCAATATCGACGTCACGGTGATCAAGGACGGATGGCATGGTGATACCAGCAAGATGTTCATCGTCGGTAAACCCAAGCCCGGCAGCGAACGCCTGATCCAGATCACCCAGGAGTGTCTTTATAAAGGTATTGAACTGGTGAAGCCTGGCGCCCGACTGGGCGACATTGGTCACGTGATCCAGCAGCATGCTGAGAAGCATCGCTATTCTGTAGTCCGCGACTATTGCGGTCACGGCATTGGAAAGGTGTTTCACGAAGATCCTCAGGTGATGCACTACGGCAAGCCAGGCACCGGCATGGAACTGCAGGAAGGCATGACCTTTACCATCGAACCGATGATTAACCAGGGAAAGTACCACACCAAGCTGCTGCCAGACGGCTGGACCGTGGTTACCAAGGATCATAAGCTCTCCGCGCAATGGGAGCACACTATCCTGGTGACGTCGGACGGCTACGAAGTACTGACCAAGCGCACGGAAGAGTCATTCTAGGTGGACCTCAGCGAACTGGAATCCAGGATAAGCAACGACATCTCACCTGTTGTAGCGGCCCGGGAGCTGTTGAAGGAACGCTACAACGCAGATGCAGAAGCGTTCCGGCAGGGAGCTGATGTTCGCGCACTGGTCCATTCCCGGTCCGGAACCCTGGATACCATTCTTGCCCTGATCTGGAACCGCTACGCCTTTGCCGCCTCTGCCGATGTCTCTCTCGTTGCAGTCGGCGGCTATGGCCGAGGAGAACTCCACCCCCATTCCGATATCGACCTGTTGATTCTCACCCGGAGTGGTATAGAAGAGAATTGGCAGGAAGACCTTGGCGCCTTCATAACCCTCCTGTGGGACCTGAAGCTGGATATCGGCCACAGCGTCCGCAGCATCCAGGAAAGCATGGACGCCGCCAGGGAAGATGTCACGATCCTTACCAACCTGCTGGAAACCCGAACCATTGCCGGCCCGGATGACTTACGCGACGAACTCAGTCATCAGGTTTATTCAGACGCCATCAGCTCTGACCGCGATTATTTCATAGCAAAACGGGAAGAGCAGAAGCAGCGCCACGCGAAATACGGGGACACGGAATACAACCTCGAGCCCAATGTAAAAGGCTCTCCAGGCGCACTGCGGGATATACAGACCATCGGCTGGATTACCAAGCGACACTTCGGTCTGCAGAATATCGCGGATCTGACACGCTTTAGTATCCTGACCGAAGAAGAGCACCAGATATTGCTGCAGGGCGAAACCTTCCTGTGGCGACTTCGCTTTGGCCTGCAACTGATTGCCGACCGCAACGAGAATCGCCTCCTGTTTGACCATCAACGGGCACTCGCTCAGATGCTGGGTTACAAGGATGAGGGCAAGCGACTGGGCGTTGAGTTGATGATGCAGTCCTACTACCGCACCGTGCTGGCCCTGGCGGAGCTGACCGACGTTATTCTTCAGTACTACGACGAGGCTATCCTCGGCGCCGGA
It encodes:
- the frr gene encoding ribosome recycling factor, which produces MIDDIKADAEKKMKKSLESLNWAFNKIRTGRAHPSILDSVTVDYYGQETPLKQVASVNVEDNRTLAVSPWEKPLLPKIEKAIMMSDLGLNPSNNGEVIRIPMPMLTEETRKEMVKQARADAEHGKVSVRNARRDANSTLKELLKEKDINEDEERYGEEEIQKLTDRYIAEIEKQLKAKEEDLMAV
- a CDS encoding phosphatidate cytidylyltransferase; its protein translation is MLKTRIITALILAPIAIGGIFFLPPLGFALFTGGIITIGAWEWANMSGLAAPAARVVYALVVAVVLYGLLNVPAVAVLWLALFWWVLSFLLVRNYPSGSERWGGVPARALMGLLVLVPAWVGLNHLRTGGFQFGDSANNLLLILYVFCVVWVADIGAYFAGRAFGKAKLAPRVSPGKSWAGVWGGLVAVAIFAIIISALASASTMQLLLLVVASLITGAVSVLGDLLESMLKRFRGIKDSSQLLPGHGGIMDRIDSLTAAIPVFALIITLMGWLTTGQW
- the ispC gene encoding 1-deoxy-D-xylulose-5-phosphate reductoisomerase; this encodes MVKRRVSILGATGSIGLSTLDVIRRHPERFSVSALTASTSVDSMVELCHEFRPRYAVMADENAAAALSRALSDLPSVMVLGGSEALCQVAGDGDSDTVMAAIVGAVGLPPTLASVRAGKRVLLANKEALVMSGKLFMDAVLASGADVLPIDSEHNAIFQCMPPDKVRDTRGAGITRILLTASGGPFRTHSAESLRNVLPAEACNHPNWSMGQKISVDSATLMNKGLELIEACWLFNTTPEMIEVHVHPESIIHSMVEYADGSVLAQLGSPDMRTPIANGLAWPERIEAGVAPLDLFRIGQFHFERPDLERFPCLRLAAEAFHKGGTAPAVMNAANEEAVAAFLSGNLCFADIPLIIERTLAATEVVPADSFDTIFAKDAESRAVAREQIRGLAV
- the tsf gene encoding translation elongation factor Ts produces the protein MAAITAAMVKELRERTGLGMMECKKALVEAGGSVDAAIEELRKSSGLKAAKKAGRTAAEGVSLIKVSDDNTVAYILEVNSETDFVARDDNFMNFANDVLNVAFENSRTDVAELMEGDLEAKREALVQKIGENITVRRIVRVEGPVVGAYVHSTNKIASVVALTAGSAEVARDVAMHVAAVNPRVGKPEDMPAEELEKEKDVIKAQPDMEGKPAEIVEKMMGGRIKKFLAENSLVEQPFVKNPDQSVGQLIKDNGGELVSFVRLEVGEGIEKEEVDFAAEVAAAAGTGKS
- the map gene encoding type I methionyl aminopeptidase, giving the protein MQVSIKTPEEIEKMRVAGRLAAEVLEMIGEHVKPGVTTEKLDNICHAYMVDEQKTIPAPLNYKGFPKSVCTSVNHVVCHGIPNEKKVLKDGDIVNIDVTVIKDGWHGDTSKMFIVGKPKPGSERLIQITQECLYKGIELVKPGARLGDIGHVIQQHAEKHRYSVVRDYCGHGIGKVFHEDPQVMHYGKPGTGMELQEGMTFTIEPMINQGKYHTKLLPDGWTVVTKDHKLSAQWEHTILVTSDGYEVLTKRTEESF
- the uppS gene encoding polyprenyl diphosphate synthase — translated: MTESVSAEIPVSASSRPRHVAIIMDGNNRWAKARRLKGVAGHKAGVKAVRSVVETCARQGVEVLTLFAFSSENWRRPEDEVSALMRLFLFALEREVKKLHRNDICLRMVGDRSAFSADLQEHMERAEALTRDNTRMTLVIAANYGGHWDITQASRKVAEKVRSGELAPSDITDDLIQQHLSIGDLPMPDLMIRTAGEQRISNFMLWHLAYTELYFSPVYWPDFQEQEMSQALQAYAGRKRRFGQTDDQIASVSSEQ
- the rseP gene encoding RIP metalloprotease RseP, whose protein sequence is MQIVETVLALILTLGILVTLHEAGHFWVARRCGVKVLRFSVGFGKPLFSWYDRHGTEFAVAAIPLGGYVKMLDEREGPVPEELKSQAFTAKPPSKRIAIAAAGPVANFLFAIAAYWLLSVVGFTTVAPIVGEVSQDSVAQRVGLTSGMEIHQVDGRRVTSWRDVNMRLLERTGEFGEVTIDVSQNGSRGTLRGPLDGWRLSEDTPNPLGEFGVTPWRPDVPAILGEISPGGRAEAGGLKSGDRVVEVDGKPVADWFELVSFIREAPETPLELTVERGGRMEKIRVTPAEKTADDGSVTGFVGAGVSEVTWPDHVLRDVSYGPLAAIPNALSETWGDTRLTLVAIKKMVTGLLSPTNLSGPITIARIAEASVSSGFEDFIRFLAYLSVSLGVLNLLPIPVLDGGHIVYYTIEAIRRKPLSEQAQAFGLRIGMAMILTLMVFALYNDLMRL
- the pyrH gene encoding UMP kinase — encoded protein: MPKSSNTQPRYKRVLLKLSGEALMGEHDFGIDPKVLDRMALDIGSLIGIGVQVGLVVGGGNLFRGAALNAAGMDRVTGDHMGMLATVMNGLAMRDALERSNIRTRVMSAIPMSGIVEHYDRRRAVRDLKDGDVVIFCAGTGNPFFTTDSAACLRGIEIEADAVLKATKVDGVYSADPYKDPTAEKYDRLTYDEVLDKKLGVMDLTAICLARDHGMPLRVFDMNRSGALTRIVTGESEGTLIE
- the rpsB gene encoding 30S ribosomal protein S2; the protein is MAQVNMRDLLKAGAHFGHQTRYWNPKMSKFIFGARNKIHIINLEQTVPAMNDALNFVHNLAGNKNKILFVGTKRAAAKIIKEEALRSSQPYVNHRWLGGMLTNYKTIRQSIRRYRDLEAQSQDGTFDKLTKKEALDRTREMDRLERSIGGIKDMGGLPDAMFVIDVDHERIAIKEANKLGIPVIGVVDTNSDPDGVDYVIPGNDDAIRAIQIYVQAVAETCMEAAQSAGAGADEFVEVSEDAEGAAPAAE